A stretch of Myxococcus hansupus DNA encodes these proteins:
- a CDS encoding type IV pilus twitching motility protein PilT, which produces MANLHQLLKAMVEKGASDLHVTTGSPPQLRVDGELVPLKTAPLTPVETKQLCYSILTDAQKHKFEEENELDLSFGVKGLSRFRANIFMQRGAVAAAFRTIPFKILTFQELGLPPVVAELVKKPRGLILVTGPTGSGKSTTLASMIDKINTERHEHIMTIEDPIEYLHPHKNCLVNQREVGADTRNFKTALKYILRQDPDIVLVGELRDLETIEAALTIAETGHICYATLHTNSAVQTINRVLDVFPPYQQPQVRAQMSFVLEGVMSQALVAKAGSPGRVLALEVMVPNPAIRNLIREDKVHQIYSSMQVGQAKFGMQTFNQALASLLLRRIISQDEAFGRSSDAEELRNILATGGGNLPGMPQQRPGGGAGGR; this is translated from the coding sequence ACGGCGAGCTCGTTCCCTTGAAGACGGCGCCGCTGACCCCGGTGGAGACGAAGCAGCTCTGCTACTCCATCCTCACGGACGCCCAGAAGCACAAGTTCGAAGAGGAGAACGAGCTCGACTTGTCCTTCGGCGTGAAGGGGCTGTCCCGCTTCCGCGCCAACATCTTCATGCAGCGCGGCGCCGTCGCGGCGGCGTTCCGGACCATTCCCTTCAAGATCCTGACCTTCCAGGAGCTGGGCCTGCCGCCGGTGGTGGCGGAGCTGGTGAAGAAGCCGCGTGGGCTCATCCTGGTGACGGGGCCCACGGGCTCGGGCAAGTCGACCACGCTGGCCTCGATGATCGACAAGATCAACACCGAGCGTCATGAGCACATCATGACCATCGAGGACCCCATCGAGTACCTGCACCCGCACAAGAACTGCCTCGTGAACCAGCGCGAGGTGGGGGCGGACACGCGGAACTTCAAGACGGCCCTCAAGTACATCCTCCGCCAGGACCCGGACATCGTGCTCGTAGGTGAGCTCCGCGACCTGGAGACGATTGAAGCGGCGCTGACCATCGCGGAGACGGGTCACATCTGCTACGCGACGCTCCACACGAACAGCGCGGTGCAGACCATCAACCGCGTGCTGGACGTGTTCCCGCCGTACCAGCAGCCGCAGGTCCGCGCGCAGATGTCCTTCGTGTTGGAGGGCGTGATGAGCCAGGCGCTGGTGGCGAAGGCGGGCAGCCCCGGCCGCGTGCTGGCGCTGGAGGTGATGGTGCCGAACCCCGCCATCCGGAACCTCATCCGTGAGGACAAGGTCCACCAGATCTACTCGTCCATGCAGGTCGGCCAGGCCAAGTTCGGCATGCAGACCTTCAACCAGGCCCTGGCGTCGCTGCTGCTGCGGCGGATCATCTCCCAGGACGAGGCCTTCGGCCGTTCTAGCGACGCCGAGGAGTTGCGCAACATCCTGGCCACGGGCGGTGGGAACCTGCCCGGGATGCCACAGCAGCGACCAGGCGGGGGAGCGGGTGGTCGTTAG